One genomic segment of Fibrobacter sp. UWH4 includes these proteins:
- a CDS encoding glycosyltransferase, producing MFLTVLTYLVIGLLVVFGLFYIALEVRFFRALGTVRTGNSDVEPPPQVSILISARNESAGIRATLDSVLVQDYRGQWDVWVADDRSDDDTPEILAEYAAKNPRLHVLTIKDIPEGVSPKKHALSKLIDACEGEILCLTDADCIVKPTWVTGIVAEFEPGIELVAGHSYIPTIPGKSSLLICMQAVETLIYRVAGTAGLAMRLPLTSTGNNLAYRKSFFKSVHGFDNVIKIQSGDDDLLMQKLAADRPWAMRYCIAESTFVTTNGKETLKELWEQRKRWASKTIYYTPKIVFVLSMVFLFLTMQCIAAVLSPFSFEIFIATLIAFVAKCIGDLVLILRGLRIFRQEHLIKWCIPVEFIHAPFTVLAVLFGLFGRFKWK from the coding sequence ATGTTTTTAACGGTGCTCACATACCTGGTCATCGGCCTTTTGGTCGTGTTCGGACTATTCTACATAGCCCTCGAGGTGCGTTTTTTCCGCGCACTCGGCACCGTGCGCACCGGAAACTCCGATGTGGAACCTCCGCCGCAGGTGAGCATCCTGATTTCGGCCCGCAACGAATCGGCGGGCATCCGCGCGACACTGGACTCGGTGCTTGTGCAGGATTACCGCGGACAGTGGGACGTGTGGGTAGCTGACGACAGAAGCGACGACGATACGCCGGAAATTTTGGCAGAATACGCCGCCAAGAACCCGCGACTGCACGTGCTGACCATCAAGGATATTCCCGAAGGCGTGAGTCCCAAGAAGCATGCGCTTTCGAAGCTGATTGACGCCTGCGAAGGGGAAATCCTCTGCCTTACCGATGCCGACTGCATCGTAAAGCCCACCTGGGTTACGGGAATCGTAGCCGAATTCGAACCGGGAATCGAACTGGTGGCCGGACATTCGTACATTCCAACGATTCCAGGAAAATCGAGCCTGCTGATATGCATGCAGGCAGTAGAAACCCTGATTTACCGCGTGGCAGGCACCGCTGGGCTCGCCATGCGGCTCCCGCTTACGAGTACCGGCAACAACTTAGCCTACCGCAAGAGCTTTTTCAAGAGCGTGCACGGGTTCGACAACGTGATCAAGATCCAGAGCGGCGACGACGACCTCTTGATGCAAAAACTCGCAGCCGACCGCCCCTGGGCCATGCGCTACTGCATCGCGGAAAGCACCTTCGTGACCACCAACGGCAAAGAAACCTTGAAGGAACTCTGGGAGCAACGCAAGCGCTGGGCGTCGAAGACTATCTATTATACACCGAAAATCGTATTCGTACTCAGCATGGTATTCCTGTTCCTGACCATGCAGTGTATAGCGGCGGTACTTTCGCCATTCAGTTTCGAGATTTTTATCGCGACACTTATCGCGTTTGTCGCCAAATGCATTGGTGATTTGGTTTTAATACTTCGCGGGCTCAGGATATTCAGGCAGGAGCACCTGATCAAGTGGTGCATTCCTGTAGAATTTATCCACGCCCCCTTTACCGTGCTGGCCGTGCTTTTTGGCCTGTTCGGACGATTTAAATGGAAATAA
- the sstT gene encoding serine/threonine transporter SstT — protein sequence MKLKTLIKKYNSANLVLRIAIAIVLGSLLGVILPSQKWIGEFGTLFVSALKAIAPVLVFILIVCSLASGKSHLDRRFGRVALLYLTSTLVASLVAMVANFIFPQKLDLANAFGASAAPSGIAEVMHNLLIHAVSNPFAAIVEANYIGILVWSACLGFAIKKIASETTLSVLKDLTASVSLVVRWIINLAPIGIMGVVFISVSTNGIGIFKTYGSLILILVVTMFFMAFVVVPAIVGVMLRRDPYPLVLKCFKSSAVTAFFTRSSAANIPVNMALCKKLGLDSEFYSVSIPLGATINMSGAAITITVMTLATVHTLGIPVTMSSALAVCFLATLGACGTSGVAGGSLLLIPLACTPFGISSDVAMQVVAVGFIIGVIQDSLETALNSSTDVIFTATAEYRAWQKQGKPLPKEFFREHGTEEH from the coding sequence ATGAAATTGAAAACCTTGATAAAAAAATACAATAGTGCCAATTTGGTGCTTCGAATTGCCATTGCGATTGTCTTGGGTTCACTTTTGGGAGTAATTCTTCCGTCGCAAAAATGGATCGGTGAATTTGGAACTTTGTTCGTAAGCGCTCTCAAGGCGATCGCTCCGGTGCTGGTCTTTATCTTGATCGTGTGCTCGCTGGCGTCCGGAAAGTCTCATTTGGATCGCCGCTTTGGTCGAGTGGCGCTTCTGTACCTGACGAGTACGCTGGTCGCTTCTCTAGTGGCGATGGTGGCTAATTTTATTTTTCCGCAGAAATTGGACCTCGCGAATGCCTTTGGTGCATCTGCGGCTCCATCCGGTATTGCCGAGGTCATGCATAATTTGTTGATCCATGCGGTATCGAACCCGTTTGCGGCAATTGTCGAGGCCAACTATATCGGTATTCTGGTCTGGTCCGCCTGTTTGGGATTTGCAATCAAGAAAATTGCCAGTGAAACAACCCTGAGCGTCTTGAAGGACTTGACGGCGTCGGTGTCGTTGGTGGTGCGCTGGATTATCAATCTCGCTCCGATAGGCATTATGGGTGTCGTGTTCATTTCTGTTTCTACTAATGGCATCGGAATTTTCAAGACGTATGGTTCGCTAATCTTGATTCTTGTCGTGACGATGTTTTTTATGGCGTTTGTTGTTGTTCCTGCGATTGTGGGCGTTATGCTCCGCCGCGACCCCTATCCGCTGGTGTTGAAGTGTTTCAAGAGTAGCGCCGTAACAGCCTTCTTTACCCGCAGCTCCGCGGCGAACATTCCGGTAAACATGGCCCTTTGTAAAAAGCTGGGACTGGATAGCGAGTTCTATTCGGTATCGATTCCGCTGGGTGCGACCATCAATATGAGTGGCGCAGCAATTACCATTACGGTGATGACGCTTGCGACGGTGCATACGCTCGGAATTCCGGTGACCATGTCTTCTGCCTTGGCGGTGTGCTTCCTTGCAACCTTGGGCGCTTGCGGTACGAGTGGTGTCGCCGGCGGCTCGTTGCTTCTGATTCCGCTAGCCTGTACGCCTTTTGGAATTTCTTCGGATGTGGCCATGCAGGTGGTGGCCGTAGGCTTTATCATCGGTGTTATTCAGGATAGCCTCGAAACGGCCTTGAATTCTTCGACAGATGTCATCTTTACGGCGACCGCCGAATACCGGGCCTGGCAAAAACAGGGAAAACCCTTGCCCAAGGAATTCTTCCGCGAACACGGAACCGAAGAACATTAA
- a CDS encoding queuosine precursor transporter: MPLQNEIVLIASIFVFFGGLVGFFRFFGKQGIFAWTVICTIAANIEVLILVHAFGLDTTLGNVIFASSFLATDIMSEIYGKKEASRCVKIGILANVTFILISQSWFLYIPAAGDTMAEPIRTVFANTPRVMLASLFAYAVCELYDVWAYHAVWKWTEKKFGSKKKFLWLRNNGSTLVSQLINVVVFNLLAFAGVFPWNTIGEILIFGYGIFIVTSLMDTPFVYLARRISEKHPELLKD, from the coding sequence ATGCCTCTACAAAACGAAATCGTCCTTATCGCCTCCATCTTCGTGTTCTTTGGCGGGCTCGTCGGCTTTTTCCGTTTCTTCGGCAAGCAGGGCATTTTCGCCTGGACCGTGATTTGCACCATTGCCGCCAACATCGAAGTCTTGATTCTGGTGCATGCTTTTGGGCTCGACACCACGCTCGGCAACGTGATTTTTGCCTCTTCATTCTTGGCGACTGACATCATGAGCGAAATCTACGGCAAAAAAGAAGCGAGCCGTTGCGTCAAAATCGGCATTCTCGCGAACGTGACCTTCATCCTGATTTCACAGAGTTGGTTCCTGTATATTCCTGCCGCAGGCGACACCATGGCTGAACCGATTCGCACCGTGTTCGCCAATACCCCGCGCGTGATGCTTGCCAGCCTGTTCGCCTACGCCGTCTGCGAGCTATATGACGTATGGGCCTACCACGCCGTATGGAAATGGACCGAAAAGAAGTTCGGCAGCAAGAAAAAATTCCTGTGGCTCCGCAACAACGGTTCTACGCTGGTGAGCCAGCTGATTAACGTGGTCGTATTCAACCTGCTCGCCTTCGCGGGAGTTTTCCCGTGGAATACGATCGGCGAAATCCTGATTTTCGGTTACGGAATCTTCATCGTGACCTCGCTGATGGACACCCCGTTCGTATACCTCGCACGGCGAATCTCCGAGAAACATCCGGAATTACTGAAGGACTAA
- the queF gene encoding preQ(1) synthase codes for MRSEAELEGVTLLGNNKTQYKTTYSPEVLEKFPNKHPGNDYMVTFNCPEFTSLCPKTGQPDFAEIKINYIPDQYLVESKSLKLYMFSFRNHGDFHEDCVNIIMKDLVKLLEPKYIEVEGLFMPRGGISLYPFANYGKPGTEFEALAKTRLFAAIDRRR; via the coding sequence ATGCGTTCAGAAGCTGAACTCGAAGGCGTCACGTTGCTCGGCAACAACAAGACCCAGTACAAAACCACCTACAGTCCCGAAGTCCTCGAAAAATTCCCGAACAAGCATCCGGGTAACGACTACATGGTCACCTTCAACTGCCCAGAATTCACGAGCCTGTGCCCCAAAACCGGCCAGCCGGACTTTGCCGAAATCAAGATCAACTACATTCCGGACCAGTACCTAGTAGAATCCAAGTCGCTCAAGCTGTACATGTTTAGCTTCCGCAATCACGGAGACTTCCACGAAGACTGCGTGAACATCATCATGAAAGACTTGGTAAAACTCTTGGAGCCCAAGTACATCGAAGTCGAAGGGCTCTTTATGCCCCGCGGCGGTATTTCGCTCTACCCCTTCGCCAACTACGGCAAGCCGGGCACCGAATTCGAGGCGCTCGCCAAGACCCGCCTGTTTGCCGCAATTGATCGCCGCCGCTAA
- a CDS encoding Tex family protein: protein MDFSAIIAEELNLEVWRVAKALELMDQGGTIPFIARYRKDQTGTLNEIELRDISHRRDYLQELVDRKETVLKSIEEQGKLTPELKAQIEACKDKTLLEDIYAPYKPKKRTRATIAKELGLEPLARLMWAQEETGNTAEQIALIYLSEEKGLADPKAALKGAADILAEEVADNTEFRQYLRNKMEKTGVMISKVKKDFEGQETKFKDYYDYSEQVSKIPSHRMLALRRGEKEKVLRLSIEVPNEEMVGYLKQQIIKGNTTWTPYLEAMCQDAWERLLQPSMESEVRLMLKDAAEEEAFKVFSKNLQDVLLAAPAGHKAVLALDPGFRTGCKVAVLDENGKFMDHGIIKPHEPWNDKAGAAVYLMGLIDKYKIDLIAIGNGTASRETDAFCAEMSAKFKGKVPPRVIVSEAGASVYSASMIAIQEFPKEDVTTRGAISIGRRLQDPLAELVKVDPQSIGVGQYQHDVNQRELKKRLDEVVESCVNMVGVDVNSASAPLLSHVAGLSNTLSEAIVKYREENGAYASREALKNVKGFGPKAFEQAAGFMRIPGAENPLDDSAVHPENYALVEKMAEKAGVSVKDMVGNAEAVKAINLEEFLSDEVGKATLDDIIKELQKPSRDPRKEFRYAKFDDKIRTIQDLITGSWMEGVVTNVANFGAFVDIGVHQDGLVHVSEISDKFVEDAKTVLTVGDIVKVRVVAVDVGQKRISLSMKQESTDGVAGAGANGPRGQRAGGNRSGFGGHGRDGGRGNARPQGGIQGHATLADLKAKIAGKDRPGAAPKKAAAMPGKMSALLKNFKKGM, encoded by the coding sequence ATGGATTTTTCTGCAATTATTGCCGAAGAGCTTAACCTTGAAGTATGGCGCGTCGCCAAGGCACTCGAGCTGATGGACCAGGGTGGTACCATCCCCTTTATCGCCCGCTACCGTAAGGACCAGACGGGCACGTTGAACGAAATCGAGCTGCGCGACATCAGCCACCGCCGCGATTACCTGCAAGAACTTGTGGACCGCAAAGAAACCGTGCTCAAGAGCATCGAAGAACAGGGCAAGCTGACTCCCGAACTCAAGGCCCAGATCGAAGCCTGTAAGGACAAGACCCTCCTCGAAGATATTTACGCTCCGTACAAGCCCAAGAAGCGCACCCGCGCCACCATCGCGAAGGAACTGGGCCTGGAACCCTTGGCCCGCCTCATGTGGGCGCAAGAAGAAACCGGCAACACGGCAGAACAGATTGCGTTAATTTATTTGTCCGAAGAAAAGGGCCTTGCCGACCCGAAGGCCGCCCTCAAGGGTGCCGCCGACATTTTGGCCGAAGAAGTCGCCGACAACACCGAATTCCGTCAGTACCTGCGTAACAAGATGGAAAAGACCGGTGTCATGATTTCCAAGGTCAAGAAGGATTTCGAAGGCCAGGAAACCAAGTTCAAGGATTATTACGACTACAGCGAACAGGTGTCCAAGATTCCGAGCCACCGTATGCTGGCGCTGCGCCGCGGCGAAAAGGAAAAGGTGCTCCGCCTCTCTATCGAAGTGCCGAACGAAGAAATGGTCGGCTACCTCAAGCAGCAGATTATCAAGGGCAACACCACCTGGACTCCTTACCTGGAAGCCATGTGCCAGGATGCCTGGGAACGCTTGCTCCAGCCGAGCATGGAAAGCGAAGTGCGCCTGATGCTCAAGGACGCCGCCGAAGAAGAAGCCTTCAAGGTGTTCAGCAAGAACCTTCAGGATGTGTTGCTCGCAGCACCTGCCGGCCACAAGGCCGTGCTCGCCCTCGACCCGGGTTTCCGTACGGGTTGCAAGGTTGCCGTGCTCGACGAAAACGGCAAGTTCATGGACCACGGCATTATCAAGCCGCACGAACCGTGGAACGACAAGGCCGGTGCCGCCGTGTACCTGATGGGCCTCATCGACAAGTACAAGATTGACTTGATTGCAATCGGTAACGGTACCGCTAGCCGCGAAACGGATGCCTTCTGCGCCGAGATGTCCGCGAAGTTCAAGGGCAAGGTTCCGCCGCGCGTGATCGTTTCTGAAGCAGGTGCATCTGTTTACAGCGCAAGCATGATCGCTATCCAGGAATTTCCGAAGGAAGACGTGACGACCCGTGGCGCCATTTCGATTGGCCGCCGCCTGCAGGATCCGCTGGCCGAACTTGTGAAGGTGGACCCGCAGTCCATTGGCGTGGGCCAGTACCAGCACGACGTGAACCAGCGCGAACTCAAGAAGCGCTTGGACGAAGTGGTGGAAAGCTGCGTGAACATGGTCGGTGTCGACGTGAACAGCGCCTCTGCTCCGCTGCTTTCCCACGTGGCAGGCCTTAGCAATACTTTGTCCGAAGCCATCGTGAAGTACCGCGAAGAAAACGGTGCCTATGCTAGCCGCGAAGCCTTGAAGAACGTGAAGGGCTTCGGCCCGAAGGCATTCGAACAGGCCGCCGGCTTCATGCGCATTCCGGGTGCCGAAAACCCGCTGGACGATTCCGCCGTTCACCCCGAAAACTACGCCCTCGTTGAAAAGATGGCCGAAAAGGCTGGCGTTTCTGTGAAGGACATGGTGGGTAACGCCGAAGCTGTGAAGGCAATCAACCTCGAAGAATTCCTCTCCGACGAAGTGGGTAAGGCTACTTTGGATGACATTATCAAGGAACTCCAGAAGCCGAGCCGCGACCCGCGTAAGGAATTCCGCTACGCCAAGTTCGACGACAAGATTCGCACCATTCAGGACTTGATTACGGGTAGCTGGATGGAAGGTGTTGTCACCAACGTGGCAAACTTCGGTGCCTTCGTGGACATCGGTGTTCACCAGGACGGCCTCGTGCACGTTTCTGAAATCAGCGACAAGTTCGTGGAAGACGCAAAGACGGTTCTTACCGTGGGCGACATCGTGAAGGTGCGCGTCGTGGCTGTTGACGTGGGCCAGAAGCGCATTAGCCTTTCGATGAAGCAGGAATCGACCGACGGCGTCGCCGGTGCCGGTGCAAATGGCCCGCGTGGCCAGCGCGCAGGTGGTAACCGCAGCGGATTCGGTGGCCACGGCCGCGACGGTGGTCGCGGCAATGCCCGCCCGCAGGGCGGCATCCAGGGCCATGCAACGCTTGCGGACCTCAAGGCAAAAATCGCCGGCAAGGACCGCCCGGGTGCAGCTCCGAAGAAGGCCGCTGCCATGCCCGGCAAGATGAGCGCCCTCTTGAAAAACTTTAAGAAAGGAATGTAG
- a CDS encoding TIGR02147 family protein — MCIALEHLFDYDDFRKFLQDYFEEQKKMRAVFSHRFFAAKAGFSSSSYCLNVIRGRFNLTPKSIEKIAKAMDFEPLQKAYFEALVQYNQAQQVVERESAWEQIVQIRKQIEFTHVTTREQAYFSKWYYPVIREMAVNADWHDDYMVLARMLTPQITTEEAREAVKNLLEWNLLKKVGDRYEATSQMLDAAEIPPIALRQIRREYIQHAIGAVESMPKNERFAAFTTLAMSERSYKYAVEVLEEARKKIIAKAANDPDVERVYEMMLVAFPMSKMIEKGAK, encoded by the coding sequence ATGTGTATTGCGCTAGAGCATCTGTTTGACTACGACGACTTCCGCAAGTTCCTCCAGGATTACTTTGAGGAACAGAAAAAAATGCGGGCCGTCTTTTCGCATCGCTTCTTTGCGGCGAAGGCGGGATTCAGCAGTTCCTCGTACTGCCTGAACGTTATCCGCGGGCGCTTCAACTTGACGCCCAAATCCATCGAGAAAATTGCGAAGGCGATGGATTTCGAGCCGCTCCAGAAGGCGTACTTCGAGGCGCTTGTGCAGTACAACCAGGCGCAGCAGGTGGTCGAGCGTGAAAGCGCTTGGGAACAGATTGTCCAGATTCGCAAGCAGATCGAATTTACGCACGTCACTACCCGTGAGCAGGCTTACTTTAGTAAGTGGTACTATCCGGTCATCCGTGAAATGGCGGTAAATGCCGACTGGCACGACGACTACATGGTGCTCGCCCGTATGCTGACGCCACAGATTACCACCGAAGAGGCTCGCGAGGCTGTCAAGAATTTACTTGAGTGGAACTTGCTGAAAAAAGTAGGGGACCGCTACGAGGCGACATCGCAGATGCTCGATGCCGCCGAAATTCCGCCGATTGCGCTGCGGCAGATTCGCCGCGAATACATTCAGCATGCTATCGGCGCCGTGGAATCGATGCCGAAGAATGAACGCTTCGCCGCATTCACGACGCTTGCCATGAGTGAACGCTCCTACAAATACGCCGTCGAGGTGCTCGAGGAGGCGCGCAAGAAGATAATCGCGAAAGCCGCGAACGACCCGGACGTGGAACGCGTCTACGAGATGATGCTGGTGGCTTTCCCGATGAGCAAGATGATTGAAAAGGGGGCAAAGTGA
- a CDS encoding LamG domain-containing protein, with product MISLLKNASGVISLKNLLGCAAVSLFALGVVACSKSDETAGGVTDIGNSVASGFVVTEGNLPVAHARVVAYYDNWDKTSIEDSVEVVADDNGKFELKFDSTRSVVLYAETGSESGLSRIQDSGSSLVVVGHPRRLESSVAEASSGYMRIVGSNAVASVGADGSFAFDSMPVGKILLAYVAEVPQARFDFMTTIVGDTVKIPPLEKLSQNNGWLTVSDYRYYNNAAYAGIMVSVPEGITVPQVEILPQDTTEKDTSVKDTTAKDSSDIVKDTTARDTSEAVAISYALHLDGSDSLAKVYNSDGTEADPDNIDYVDGISGEGVSLKVGQHIGLGNVDPSAGDFTVSLWTVWKGFREGSFYQILFAQRSNWAESFARIQLQYDFTVGAFAAVSEAISPTGLVWLSEPGRVRPLNEWANITLVYEDGKLFFYVNGELVSDENGVPFTLKDFLDPVPFRIGGTEIANDTWNGVIDEVTIESTARSAEWVKAQYEALAK from the coding sequence ATGATTAGTTTGTTAAAAAATGCCTCTGGCGTTATTTCTTTGAAGAATTTGTTGGGCTGTGCAGCCGTCTCCTTGTTTGCTTTGGGCGTGGTAGCCTGTTCCAAGAGCGACGAGACTGCCGGCGGTGTCACCGATATCGGAAACTCCGTGGCTAGCGGCTTCGTGGTGACCGAGGGCAACCTGCCTGTGGCCCATGCCCGCGTGGTGGCCTACTACGATAACTGGGACAAGACTTCTATCGAAGACTCTGTCGAAGTCGTTGCCGATGACAACGGAAAATTTGAGCTGAAATTCGACAGCACCCGCTCTGTGGTGCTCTATGCCGAAACTGGTTCTGAATCCGGGCTTTCGCGTATTCAGGATTCGGGCAGCTCGCTTGTGGTGGTGGGGCACCCCCGCAGACTTGAAAGTAGCGTTGCCGAGGCAAGTTCCGGCTATATGCGCATTGTGGGTAGCAACGCCGTTGCGTCTGTGGGAGCAGACGGTTCCTTTGCTTTTGACTCCATGCCCGTAGGCAAAATCTTGCTTGCGTATGTGGCTGAAGTTCCCCAGGCCCGTTTCGATTTCATGACGACCATTGTAGGCGACACCGTCAAGATCCCGCCCCTTGAAAAACTGAGCCAAAACAACGGCTGGCTTACAGTCTCGGATTACCGCTACTACAACAATGCCGCCTATGCGGGAATTATGGTGAGCGTCCCCGAAGGAATCACGGTCCCGCAGGTTGAAATTCTGCCGCAAGATACCACCGAAAAAGATACATCCGTCAAAGATACAACGGCCAAGGATTCGAGTGACATCGTCAAGGACACGACTGCAAGGGATACGAGCGAAGCTGTCGCCATTTCTTATGCGCTTCACCTAGATGGCAGCGATAGCTTGGCCAAGGTCTACAATAGCGACGGGACGGAAGCCGATCCGGACAACATCGATTATGTAGATGGTATTTCGGGCGAGGGAGTCTCGCTGAAGGTCGGACAACATATTGGTTTGGGCAATGTCGACCCCAGTGCCGGTGACTTTACCGTGTCGCTGTGGACGGTTTGGAAAGGGTTCCGTGAAGGAAGCTTCTACCAGATTCTTTTCGCCCAGAGGTCCAATTGGGCTGAATCCTTTGCCAGAATCCAGTTGCAGTATGACTTTACGGTAGGAGCCTTTGCTGCGGTGAGCGAAGCTATTAGTCCGACAGGGCTTGTCTGGCTTAGCGAACCGGGTAGAGTGCGGCCCTTGAATGAATGGGCGAACATTACACTCGTGTATGAAGACGGCAAGCTGTTCTTTTATGTGAATGGCGAACTTGTAAGTGATGAAAATGGTGTGCCGTTTACACTCAAGGATTTCTTGGACCCTGTGCCGTTCCGCATTGGCGGTACCGAAATCGCGAATGACACTTGGAACGGCGTTATCGACGAAGTGACCATCGAGTCGACCGCCCGCAGCGCCGAATGGGTCAAAGCCCAGTACGAAGCCTTGGCGAAGTAA
- a CDS encoding ferredoxin, which translates to MAITKVWLDESSDECVSCGACEATCDAVFSVPEKMQVKEGVDYSAYESEIKDAADSCPAGVIKYE; encoded by the coding sequence ATGGCAATCACGAAAGTGTGGCTGGACGAATCCAGCGACGAATGCGTCTCCTGCGGCGCTTGCGAAGCTACTTGCGACGCAGTGTTCAGCGTTCCGGAAAAGATGCAGGTGAAGGAAGGCGTCGACTATTCCGCTTACGAAAGCGAAATCAAGGACGCTGCTGACTCCTGCCCGGCCGGCGTGATCAAGTACGAGTAA
- the argB gene encoding acetylglutamate kinase: protein MKKVVVKIGGSLAIDEAKLADFVSAVSTLPGSGCQVAVVHGGGKDINENIALLKEQPTFIDGLRVTTPGIMKMVEMTLSGHVNKKLVRMLLNNGCGAVGISGVDANLFQVVKKQGKVDLGLVGEIKKVNPGIVTALWGAGFVPVVSPISIGPDANGNGVSWNVNADTAASELAVALEADQFVLVSDVPGVMDENKNVIPELSEADAEKLIEAGVISGGMIPKVRESFKSIRRGLKSIHIVGWKDAEHFGKQINGDLNYGTILR from the coding sequence ATGAAAAAAGTGGTTGTAAAAATTGGTGGCAGCCTGGCAATCGACGAAGCCAAGCTGGCTGATTTTGTGTCGGCAGTCTCTACCCTCCCCGGTAGTGGCTGTCAGGTGGCCGTGGTTCACGGCGGTGGCAAGGATATCAACGAGAATATCGCCTTGCTCAAGGAACAACCGACATTCATCGACGGTCTGCGAGTCACAACCCCCGGCATCATGAAGATGGTCGAGATGACCCTCTCGGGCCACGTGAACAAGAAGCTCGTGCGCATGCTCCTGAACAACGGCTGTGGCGCCGTCGGTATTTCGGGCGTAGACGCGAATCTGTTCCAGGTGGTCAAGAAGCAGGGCAAGGTGGACCTTGGCCTGGTAGGCGAAATCAAGAAGGTGAACCCGGGCATCGTGACCGCGCTCTGGGGTGCGGGGTTTGTTCCCGTGGTAAGCCCGATTTCGATTGGCCCTGACGCAAACGGCAACGGCGTGAGCTGGAACGTGAACGCAGACACCGCCGCATCTGAACTGGCTGTGGCGCTCGAAGCCGACCAGTTCGTGCTGGTGAGCGACGTGCCGGGCGTGATGGACGAAAACAAGAATGTAATTCCCGAACTGAGCGAGGCGGACGCCGAAAAGCTGATCGAGGCTGGCGTCATCTCCGGCGGTATGATTCCCAAAGTCCGCGAGAGTTTCAAGTCGATCCGACGAGGACTTAAGAGCATCCACATCGTGGGTTGGAAGGACGCGGAACACTTTGGCAAACAAATTAATGGAGATTTAAACTATGGCACAATCTTGCGCTAA